In Synergistaceae bacterium, a single genomic region encodes these proteins:
- a CDS encoding AbrB/MazE/SpoVT family DNA-binding domain-containing protein codes for MAKAVTVSKWGNAQGIRLPDAFCRQLGISVGDKVFLAMEQNRLVITSANEQYTLQARLEAWKGSGTPEPEYDWGQPVGREMW; via the coding sequence ATGGCAAAAGCAGTGACTGTCAGCAAGTGGGGAAACGCGCAGGGAATACGTCTGCCGGACGCATTCTGCCGTCAGCTTGGAATATCTGTGGGGGACAAGGTTTTCCTTGCTATGGAACAAAACAGGCTGGTGATTACGAGCGCGAATGAACAGTACACGCTGCAGGCCAGGCTTGAAGCCTGGAAGGGTTCCGGTACGCCTGAGCCGGAATATGACTGGGGTCAGCCGGTCGGCAGGGAGATGTGGTAA
- a CDS encoding PLP-dependent transferase produces MKFNTLLLHGCKDAFDGTGATLPPIYQNSAFDHESAEVLQRVFDNRAPGFAYTRIGNPTVDAFERRIAFLEGGRGAVACASGVAAISMTLLALLRSGDEIISGSALFGGTLDLLDDFAHFDIRARFVEEMSAEAVEAQVTENTKVIFAELIGNPGLNVINIRELSEVAGRHGVPLVIDSTTATPALIRPLEHGADVVVHSSSKYINGNGSAIGGVIVDGGKFSWDFDRFPVLQKYRKMGKLALTARLRQDIWRNFGPCMSPQNAWLNCLGLETLGLRMERLCHNARVLAESLRHNPNIICVNYPGLEGSPYKSNIDAQMKNGQGGALLTLRAGSRERAFKLIDGLKFARIATNVGDVRTLVIHPESTIYAHSTEEQKRAAGVYDDLIRVSVGLEDTEDLIADFAQASAG; encoded by the coding sequence ATGAAATTCAACACTCTCCTGCTGCACGGATGTAAAGACGCCTTTGACGGGACAGGGGCGACGCTTCCGCCCATTTATCAAAACTCCGCCTTCGATCACGAATCCGCGGAAGTGCTGCAGCGGGTGTTTGACAACAGGGCTCCCGGTTTTGCCTACACGCGGATCGGCAACCCGACGGTGGACGCCTTCGAGCGTCGCATCGCCTTTCTTGAGGGCGGGAGGGGCGCTGTGGCCTGTGCTTCCGGTGTTGCGGCCATCTCCATGACGCTTCTGGCCCTTTTGCGGAGCGGCGATGAAATCATCAGCGGCAGCGCCCTTTTTGGCGGAACGCTGGACCTTCTCGACGATTTCGCGCATTTTGACATCCGCGCCCGTTTTGTCGAAGAGATGAGCGCCGAGGCCGTCGAAGCCCAGGTGACGGAAAACACAAAAGTCATTTTCGCGGAGCTGATCGGCAACCCCGGGCTCAACGTGATCAACATTCGGGAACTCTCGGAGGTCGCCGGACGTCACGGCGTTCCTCTGGTCATCGACAGCACCACGGCCACCCCCGCGCTGATTCGCCCGCTGGAGCACGGCGCGGACGTGGTGGTTCATTCCTCCTCCAAGTACATCAACGGAAACGGGAGCGCCATCGGCGGCGTGATCGTCGACGGAGGGAAGTTCAGCTGGGATTTCGACAGGTTTCCCGTCCTTCAAAAATACCGTAAAATGGGAAAACTGGCTCTTACAGCCCGACTGAGGCAGGACATCTGGCGCAACTTCGGGCCCTGCATGTCTCCGCAAAACGCCTGGCTCAACTGTCTGGGTCTCGAAACCCTGGGGCTGAGGATGGAGCGGCTGTGTCACAACGCGAGGGTTCTGGCCGAATCCCTCAGACACAATCCGAATATCATCTGCGTAAATTATCCGGGGCTGGAGGGCAGCCCTTACAAAAGCAACATCGACGCTCAGATGAAAAACGGGCAGGGCGGCGCTTTGCTGACGCTGAGGGCGGGGTCCAGGGAGCGGGCGTTCAAACTGATCGACGGCCTGAAATTCGCGCGCATCGCCACGAACGTGGGAGACGTCCGCACGCTGGTCATTCATCCGGAATCGACGATATACGCTCATTCCACGGAAGAGCAGAAGCGAGCCGCGGGAGTGTACGACGATCTGATCCGCGTCAGCGTCGGTCTGGAGGACACGGAGGACCTCATCGCCGACTTCGCCCAGGCCTCCGCGGGGTAA
- a CDS encoding M67 family metallopeptidase: MSSLVPYGVRIKKSDFEALTTRAKEGLPNEVCGLIAGRVEENLRIIEKVYFMTNIDGSREHFSIDPREQLRAVKDMRAAGLVPLGNFHSHPESPARPSEEDIRLAGDPSASYLILSLAEESPVLKAFHIEKGIVSPEELTIE, translated from the coding sequence GTGAGTTCCCTGGTTCCGTACGGGGTGAGAATCAAAAAGTCCGACTTCGAAGCCCTGACGACCCGCGCGAAGGAGGGATTGCCCAACGAGGTCTGCGGGCTCATTGCCGGACGTGTCGAAGAGAACCTCAGAATTATCGAAAAGGTGTATTTCATGACCAATATCGACGGGAGCCGCGAGCATTTCTCCATCGATCCGCGCGAGCAGCTTCGGGCCGTGAAGGATATGCGCGCCGCCGGTCTTGTCCCTCTGGGGAACTTCCACTCCCACCCCGAATCGCCGGCCCGCCCTTCGGAGGAGGACATCCGGCTTGCCGGCGACCCCTCCGCCAGCTATCTCATTCTTTCTCTGGCGGAAGAGTCTCCGGTGCTCAAGGCGTTTCATATTGAAAAAGGAATCGTCTCTCCGGAGGAACTGACGATAGAATAG
- a CDS encoding HesA/MoeB/ThiF family protein, with protein MAFSNEQMTRYSRHIILQEIGVKGQKRLMEGRVLIIGAGGLGSPAALYLAAAGVGVIGIADADEVDLSNLQRQILHTTADVGRPKVDSARDSLEAINPEVKVHTYRTMALAENVLDLIADYDFIIDGSDNFPAKFLINDACVIAGKAFSHAGIIRFQGQLMTYVPGEGPCYRCVFDSPPPPDAVPTCQQAGVVGAMGGIIGSLQAMEAIKYLARVGKLLTGSLLTCNALTMDFRKIALPARKSDCAVCGEHPSIVKPFDYAPAVCEAVL; from the coding sequence ATGGCTTTTTCAAACGAGCAGATGACCCGCTATTCCAGGCACATCATCCTTCAGGAAATTGGAGTGAAGGGTCAAAAACGCCTGATGGAGGGTCGTGTGCTCATTATCGGCGCGGGAGGGCTGGGTTCGCCCGCCGCCCTTTATCTGGCCGCCGCCGGAGTGGGGGTCATCGGAATTGCCGACGCGGACGAGGTGGACCTTTCCAACCTCCAGCGGCAGATTCTCCACACCACGGCCGATGTGGGCAGGCCCAAGGTGGACTCGGCACGGGACAGTCTGGAGGCCATCAATCCGGAGGTCAAAGTACATACTTACCGGACGATGGCTCTTGCGGAGAACGTTCTCGATCTGATCGCGGACTACGATTTCATCATCGACGGCAGCGACAATTTTCCGGCGAAGTTTCTCATCAACGACGCCTGCGTGATTGCGGGAAAGGCCTTCTCCCACGCCGGTATCATTCGTTTTCAGGGACAGCTCATGACGTACGTTCCCGGCGAAGGGCCCTGTTACCGGTGCGTTTTCGACAGCCCTCCGCCTCCCGACGCGGTTCCGACCTGCCAGCAGGCGGGGGTTGTTGGCGCCATGGGAGGCATTATCGGCAGCCTGCAGGCGATGGAGGCCATAAAATATCTTGCCCGGGTGGGAAAACTGCTGACGGGCTCGCTGCTGACCTGCAACGCTCTGACGATGGATTTCCGAAAAATCGCGCTTCCCGCCAGAAAGAGCGACTGTGCCGTGTGCGGCGAACATCCTTCCATTGTAAAACCCTTCGATTACGCCCCCGCGGTCTGCGAGGCTGTTCTGTGA
- the thiS gene encoding sulfur carrier protein ThiS, giving the protein MVLTVAGIQKEYPSGVTVANLLDSENVEMPLYVTVAINDEFIKRETFETTLLQENDSVEFLYFMGGGF; this is encoded by the coding sequence ATGGTTCTGACTGTTGCGGGAATCCAGAAAGAATATCCGTCGGGCGTTACGGTGGCGAATCTGCTGGACTCGGAGAACGTTGAAATGCCGCTGTACGTCACGGTTGCCATCAACGACGAGTTCATCAAACGCGAAACCTTTGAGACGACGCTCCTGCAGGAAAACGACAGCGTGGAGTTTCTTTACTTTATGGGCGGAGGGTTCTGA
- a CDS encoding sulfurtransferase TusA family protein: MADYVVDDTVDITDVVCPVTFVKAKVALEELEAGQVLSIRMNDGEPVQNVPRSIKDEGHQILKLLDNGDTTWSLIVRKA; this comes from the coding sequence ATGGCTGATTACGTCGTAGACGACACCGTCGACATCACCGACGTGGTTTGTCCGGTGACCTTCGTCAAAGCGAAAGTGGCCCTTGAAGAGCTGGAGGCCGGACAGGTGCTTTCCATTCGAATGAACGACGGCGAACCGGTGCAGAACGTGCCGCGCAGCATTAAGGACGAAGGGCATCAGATTCTGAAGCTGCTGGACAACGGGGACACGACCTGGAGTCTGATCGTGCGGAAGGCGTAA
- a CDS encoding 4Fe-4S binding protein: MAGVDYKALKNGGFMRQRQKDNFSLRLKVIGGNLTAEQLVTIAGVSKKYGDGHVHLTSRQGVEIPFMKLGDIEAVRSELLEGGVSTGVCGPRVRTVTACQGSQICPSGCIDTYQLAVEISERYFGRELPHKFKFGVTGCQNNCLKSEENDLGVKGGYLIHWEKEPCTLCGVCVKACRTNALSLSDDRVVLDETRCNNCGRCVKSCPTDAWKGEPGYILSFGGTFGNLITKGNEIFPIVKDKKMLFRVADAALDFFTEHAKPGERFRVAVDRVGWDLFRAAMEKAYHG, translated from the coding sequence ATGGCAGGGGTGGACTACAAGGCGCTGAAAAACGGCGGCTTCATGCGCCAGAGGCAAAAGGACAATTTTTCTCTGCGGCTTAAGGTGATCGGGGGGAACCTGACCGCGGAGCAGCTTGTGACGATTGCCGGCGTGTCGAAAAAATACGGCGACGGACACGTGCATCTGACTTCGCGTCAGGGGGTCGAGATCCCCTTCATGAAACTGGGAGACATCGAAGCCGTCCGGTCGGAGCTGCTGGAGGGGGGAGTCTCCACGGGAGTCTGCGGCCCGCGGGTCCGCACCGTAACCGCCTGTCAGGGCAGCCAGATATGTCCCAGCGGATGTATCGACACCTACCAGCTGGCCGTGGAAATATCCGAGCGGTATTTCGGAAGAGAACTGCCCCATAAATTTAAATTCGGCGTGACCGGCTGCCAGAATAACTGCCTGAAGTCGGAGGAAAACGACCTCGGCGTCAAGGGAGGCTATCTGATTCACTGGGAAAAAGAGCCCTGCACGCTCTGCGGGGTCTGCGTGAAGGCCTGCCGCACAAACGCCCTTTCCCTCTCCGACGACCGCGTCGTTCTTGACGAAACGCGCTGCAACAACTGCGGAAGATGCGTCAAATCCTGCCCCACGGACGCCTGGAAGGGCGAGCCGGGCTACATTCTCTCCTTCGGAGGGACCTTCGGCAACCTGATCACGAAGGGCAACGAAATTTTCCCGATTGTCAAAGATAAAAAAATGCTTTTCCGCGTTGCCGACGCGGCCCTGGACTTTTTCACGGAACACGCAAAACCCGGCGAGCGTTTTCGGGTGGCGGTGGATCGCGTCGGATGGGATCTGTTCAGAGCGGCGATGGAGAAGGCGTATCATGGCTGA
- a CDS encoding TRAP transporter substrate-binding protein — MKRVTFVFAIAAVLALLFCPAAFAADYTIRVGSINSEAHPDLVAMQEVFVPRVEKESGGKIKVELYPNGQLGGDREMSESVQLGTLQIAIPASSPLAGFDKRIQVLDLPYLFTSREAAFKALDGELGNKLNEYIAEKGLLNLGYQENGMRHVTNNKGPVKSPADLKGLKIRTMENPMHLAYFKELGANPTPMAWGELYTALQQGVVDAQENPYAMIVEGKFNEVQKYASETGHVFSVTLLLTNKKFIEGLPADLREIVVKAAKDTAIKQRELIAAEESSYKEQLEKAGMQTNELSAAEKKLFVEAAQKVYAQFEGELGKEIMDLVRNSQK, encoded by the coding sequence ATGAAACGAGTGACATTTGTATTTGCAATCGCGGCAGTTTTGGCTTTGTTGTTTTGTCCCGCGGCGTTCGCCGCGGACTACACGATCAGGGTAGGATCCATCAACTCCGAGGCGCATCCGGACCTCGTCGCGATGCAGGAAGTGTTTGTGCCCCGCGTCGAGAAGGAATCCGGCGGAAAGATAAAAGTCGAACTTTATCCCAACGGACAGCTCGGCGGCGACCGCGAAATGTCCGAGTCGGTACAGCTGGGCACGCTTCAGATAGCCATTCCGGCGAGCTCTCCCCTGGCCGGTTTTGACAAGAGAATTCAGGTTCTCGACCTTCCGTATCTTTTCACGAGCCGCGAAGCCGCGTTTAAGGCTTTGGACGGCGAACTCGGAAACAAACTCAACGAGTACATAGCGGAAAAAGGTCTGCTGAACCTGGGCTATCAGGAAAACGGAATGCGCCACGTCACCAACAACAAAGGCCCCGTGAAGTCGCCCGCCGACCTCAAGGGGCTGAAAATCCGCACGATGGAAAACCCGATGCACCTGGCGTACTTCAAAGAACTGGGCGCCAACCCGACCCCGATGGCGTGGGGCGAACTTTACACCGCGCTTCAGCAGGGAGTCGTCGACGCGCAGGAGAACCCCTACGCGATGATAGTCGAGGGCAAATTCAACGAAGTTCAAAAGTACGCGTCGGAAACGGGCCACGTGTTTTCCGTCACGCTTCTTCTGACGAACAAAAAGTTCATCGAAGGGCTTCCGGCGGACCTGCGCGAAATCGTGGTTAAAGCCGCGAAGGACACCGCGATCAAACAGCGCGAGCTGATCGCCGCCGAGGAAAGCTCGTACAAGGAGCAGCTCGAAAAGGCCGGTATGCAGACGAACGAGCTCTCCGCGGCGGAGAAGAAGCTTTTCGTCGAGGCGGCGCAAAAAGTTTACGCGCAATTCGAGGGAGAACTGGGCAAAGAGATTATGGATCTGGTGAGGAACTCTCAGAAGTAA
- a CDS encoding TRAP transporter small permease produces MTLKKFINNFEEYFVVWSLAIMTALVFVQVVMRYIFHNSLSWSEELARYIFLWLSWTGASYAVRERTHFRVEMLANVLKGRSRKIFELVILFVWFLFSFFLTWYGTALVIFLMDTGQVSAAMRLPMSLTYASVPVGCGLMCIRLIIEIQKIIKGGVEA; encoded by the coding sequence ATGACCCTGAAAAAGTTCATCAACAACTTCGAGGAGTATTTTGTGGTGTGGAGTCTGGCGATTATGACCGCTTTGGTTTTCGTCCAGGTTGTCATGAGGTACATCTTTCATAATTCCCTGTCGTGGAGCGAGGAGCTGGCGCGTTATATCTTTCTCTGGCTTTCGTGGACAGGCGCGAGTTACGCGGTCAGGGAGCGCACGCATTTCCGCGTCGAGATGCTGGCGAACGTTTTGAAGGGCCGCTCCCGAAAAATTTTCGAACTCGTCATTTTGTTCGTGTGGTTTTTGTTCAGCTTTTTCCTCACATGGTACGGCACGGCGCTGGTGATATTTCTCATGGACACCGGGCAGGTCTCCGCGGCAATGCGGCTGCCGATGTCGCTTACCTACGCTTCCGTTCCGGTCGGCTGCGGTCTCATGTGCATACGGCTCATCATCGAAATACAAAAAATAATAAAAGGTGGCGTTGAGGCATGA
- a CDS encoding TRAP transporter large permease, giving the protein MSGSVLLFIILIVGIALSVPIGITLGIATAICLWLTNPDISLMLIAQKSATGLDSFPLLAIPFFILAGALMCNGGISRRIVNLADSLVGFITGGLSMVTVLACMFYAAISGSGPATVSAIGSFMIPSMKERKYDAPFAAAITASAGTIGVIIPPSIPFVIYSIVAQCSIGDMFIAGVVPGIIIGIALMLVCWVTAKKHNYLSSTERPTLRKVWTAFIDAIWALMVPVIILGGIYGGIFTPTEAAVVAVVYSIIIGKFVYRELDAKILYECLRSAGLINGATQFMIGLSMAFASYLAMAQIPGQIARWLTNLSDNPYVVFFAINVFLLILGCFVDNIPAVIILTPILLPIVKNLGMSPIHFGLIITVNLAIGFISPPYGINLFVASAISGESIERISVAIIPSFLAMVACLLLFTYFPVLTMGLVQLIK; this is encoded by the coding sequence ATGAGCGGTTCCGTACTTCTTTTTATAATTCTCATCGTGGGCATCGCCCTCAGCGTCCCGATAGGAATCACGCTGGGGATCGCCACGGCGATCTGTCTCTGGCTCACCAACCCGGACATATCCCTCATGCTGATCGCGCAAAAATCCGCGACGGGTTTGGACTCGTTCCCGCTGCTGGCGATTCCGTTTTTTATACTCGCGGGCGCCCTGATGTGCAACGGCGGAATTTCCCGCCGCATCGTGAACCTCGCGGACAGCCTCGTGGGTTTTATCACAGGCGGGCTTTCGATGGTGACGGTTCTGGCCTGCATGTTTTACGCGGCGATCTCGGGTTCCGGCCCGGCCACCGTTTCCGCGATAGGTTCTTTTATGATTCCCTCCATGAAGGAGCGCAAATACGACGCGCCTTTTGCCGCGGCGATCACCGCTTCGGCGGGAACCATCGGCGTGATTATCCCGCCGAGCATCCCGTTTGTGATTTACAGTATCGTGGCGCAGTGTTCCATCGGCGACATGTTCATAGCGGGGGTCGTCCCGGGGATAATAATCGGCATCGCGCTGATGCTGGTCTGCTGGGTCACGGCGAAAAAACACAACTACCTCAGCTCGACGGAACGCCCGACGCTGCGTAAAGTCTGGACAGCGTTTATCGACGCGATATGGGCGCTCATGGTGCCGGTGATCATCCTGGGCGGGATTTACGGCGGAATTTTCACTCCGACGGAAGCGGCCGTCGTCGCCGTGGTTTATTCGATAATAATCGGCAAGTTCGTTTACAGGGAGCTGGACGCGAAAATTCTCTACGAGTGCCTGAGGAGCGCCGGCCTGATAAACGGCGCGACGCAGTTCATGATCGGACTGTCGATGGCCTTCGCCAGCTATCTCGCGATGGCGCAGATCCCGGGGCAGATTGCCAGATGGCTCACGAACCTCTCCGACAACCCCTACGTGGTGTTTTTCGCGATAAATGTTTTCCTGCTCATCCTCGGCTGTTTCGTGGACAACATTCCGGCCGTGATAATCCTCACGCCCATTCTGCTTCCGATAGTGAAAAATCTCGGCATGAGCCCGATACACTTCGGCCTCATCATCACGGTCAACCTTGCCATAGGCTTTATCTCTCCGCCCTACGGCATAAACCTTTTCGTCGCGTCGGCGATTTCCGGCGAGAGCATAGAAAGAATCTCCGTCGCGATAATCCCGTCGTTCCTCGCGATGGTGGCCTGCCTGCTGCTCTTTACGTACTTTCCGGTCCTCACGATGGGCCTCGTCCAACTGATAAAGTAG
- a CDS encoding Zn-dependent oxidoreductase, giving the protein MKAIYVKEPHSLEIVDLKNPSAGPGEVLVRVHAAGICGSDMHIYHGTNPLAKYPRIIGHEFAGEVAALGEGVQGLRIGDHVAVDPVTSCGACYPCSVGRHNVCAKLAVFGVHRDGGMTEYVAVPAANAHVVPKEWSWEKAALVEPFSIAANVLSRTDCTAKDRVLVMGAGPIGLTVLMSATLLGARVAVADILDSRLEVAKQLGAEVVVNSKTSKLEDEMLQWTKGDGVPLIVDAVCLPQLFPSLLQMASAAGRVAHLGFSETPMSIVPLEITKKELSILGSRLNCGMFPRVIEWFGKGLPAEKLISHTFPFAKAAEAFRLIEEKPLETCKVVLTFQG; this is encoded by the coding sequence TTGAAAGCCATTTACGTCAAAGAGCCCCACAGTCTCGAAATCGTGGACCTGAAGAACCCCTCCGCCGGGCCCGGTGAGGTGCTGGTGCGCGTACACGCGGCCGGAATCTGCGGTTCGGACATGCACATCTATCACGGAACGAACCCGCTGGCGAAGTATCCCCGCATCATCGGACACGAGTTCGCCGGAGAAGTCGCCGCTCTGGGCGAGGGCGTCCAGGGGCTCCGAATCGGCGACCACGTGGCGGTGGACCCCGTAACCAGCTGCGGCGCGTGCTACCCCTGTTCCGTGGGGCGTCACAACGTCTGCGCGAAGCTGGCGGTTTTCGGAGTTCACCGGGACGGCGGCATGACGGAGTACGTCGCCGTTCCCGCCGCCAACGCCCACGTCGTCCCGAAGGAATGGTCCTGGGAAAAAGCCGCTCTGGTGGAGCCCTTTTCCATCGCGGCCAACGTCCTCTCCCGCACCGACTGCACCGCAAAGGATCGGGTGCTGGTCATGGGAGCGGGCCCCATCGGGCTGACCGTCCTGATGAGCGCCACCCTTCTGGGGGCCAGGGTCGCCGTGGCGGACATTCTGGATTCCCGGCTGGAAGTCGCGAAACAGCTTGGAGCGGAGGTCGTCGTCAACAGCAAAACGTCGAAACTGGAGGACGAAATGCTCCAATGGACCAAAGGCGACGGCGTTCCCCTGATCGTCGACGCGGTCTGTCTTCCTCAGCTTTTCCCGTCCCTCCTGCAAATGGCGTCTGCCGCGGGGAGAGTCGCCCATCTCGGTTTTTCCGAAACCCCCATGTCCATCGTTCCCCTTGAAATAACGAAAAAAGAGCTTTCCATTCTTGGATCGCGTCTGAATTGCGGCATGTTCCCCCGGGTCATCGAATGGTTCGGCAAAGGGCTGCCCGCCGAAAAACTGATTTCCCACACATTTCCTTTTGCGAAGGCCGCGGAAGCGTTCCGTCTGATTGAGGAAAAACCGCTTGAAACCTGTAAAGTGGTATTAACTTTTCAGGGTTGA
- a CDS encoding TRAP transporter substrate-binding protein, whose protein sequence is MRKGFTAVLALALLFVFAGMASAAPEYTLKLGHLANEDHSWHKGSVKFAEEVEKLSGGRIVCQVFPNEQIGNEVDNIQAIHTGIAHMVITGESMQNWAPTCALIGVPYMIRDDDHRTKILTGEIGKAIEKEVIEKVKLRPISTFLRAPRNLTSNRPIAKPGDLNGFKIRVPNVPLFVKVWESFGAKPTPMAFSEIFTSLQQNVIDGQENPLDLIRSGSLYEVQKYVNLTEHVYGWIYLTIGEEFFQKLPADLQKAVLDAGKAAEAHEREIFLADVAANEKFLKDHGMEFVTVDKAAFIALAAPSVEEFLKSKPAEVLELYKKSVNLK, encoded by the coding sequence GTGAGAAAAGGATTCACTGCAGTACTGGCGCTTGCGTTGTTGTTCGTATTTGCGGGGATGGCCTCCGCCGCTCCGGAGTATACCCTGAAGCTGGGGCACCTGGCCAATGAAGATCACTCCTGGCACAAGGGGTCCGTGAAGTTCGCCGAAGAAGTGGAGAAACTTTCCGGCGGACGCATCGTCTGCCAGGTATTCCCCAACGAACAGATCGGCAACGAAGTGGACAACATTCAGGCCATCCACACGGGGATCGCTCACATGGTCATCACGGGTGAATCCATGCAGAACTGGGCTCCCACCTGCGCTCTCATCGGAGTGCCCTACATGATCCGGGACGACGATCACCGGACGAAGATCCTGACGGGCGAAATCGGCAAGGCCATCGAGAAGGAAGTCATCGAGAAGGTAAAACTGCGTCCCATTTCCACATTCCTCCGCGCTCCCCGCAACCTGACCAGCAACCGTCCCATCGCGAAGCCCGGCGACCTGAACGGGTTCAAAATCCGCGTCCCGAACGTTCCCCTGTTCGTGAAGGTGTGGGAGTCCTTCGGAGCCAAACCGACGCCGATGGCCTTCTCCGAAATTTTCACATCCCTGCAGCAGAACGTCATCGACGGACAGGAAAACCCTCTTGACCTGATCCGCAGCGGTTCTCTCTACGAAGTCCAGAAGTACGTCAACCTGACGGAGCACGTATACGGCTGGATTTATCTCACAATCGGAGAGGAATTCTTCCAGAAGCTGCCCGCCGACCTTCAGAAGGCCGTTCTCGACGCGGGAAAAGCGGCGGAAGCTCACGAGCGTGAAATCTTCCTGGCCGACGTCGCCGCCAATGAGAAGTTCCTGAAAGACCACGGAATGGAGTTCGTGACGGTGGACAAGGCCGCTTTCATCGCCCTGGCCGCCCCCTCCGTGGAGGAGTTTCTGAAATCGAAACCGGCAGAGGTACTGGAACTTTACAAAAAGAGCGTTAATCTGAAGTAA
- a CDS encoding mannonate dehydratase gives MNLAMVFYRHQLTRENFQYAKQLGCTHLVIHLVDYFHKETPSAAVTTDNQPVGDEDGWGVTRNRTVWTKDELLAIRRQVEEEGLKFEAIENFDPGFWYDILLDGPEKQKQMEQLKQLVRNMGAAGIPIIGYNFSLAGVAGRVTGNFARGGAESVGADGNVERPLPKGMVWNMFYDPDAHSRDPAAVNEATRISHDELWERFSWFIQELVPVAEESNVKLAAHPDDPPFAFVRGTPRLVWRPELYQKLLDVRSSHCNALELCVGTLAEMNGCNYYDAIESYASQNAIAYVHLRNVRGRIPTYHETFIDEGDIDVYRVLEILHRNDFRGVIIPDHSPLVASPSPWHTGMAYALGYIRAMMQRVEHDARII, from the coding sequence ATGAATCTTGCAATGGTGTTTTATCGCCACCAGTTGACCCGGGAGAACTTTCAATACGCGAAGCAGTTGGGCTGTACCCACCTTGTCATTCATCTGGTGGACTATTTTCATAAGGAAACGCCATCGGCCGCCGTCACCACGGACAACCAGCCGGTGGGGGACGAAGACGGATGGGGCGTGACGCGCAATCGGACGGTCTGGACCAAAGATGAACTCCTGGCCATCCGGCGTCAGGTCGAGGAGGAAGGGCTGAAATTCGAGGCCATCGAAAACTTCGATCCCGGTTTCTGGTACGACATTCTGCTGGACGGGCCCGAGAAGCAGAAGCAAATGGAGCAGCTGAAACAACTCGTTCGAAACATGGGAGCGGCGGGAATACCCATAATCGGCTACAACTTCAGCCTGGCGGGCGTCGCGGGTCGTGTGACGGGCAACTTCGCCAGAGGCGGAGCCGAGTCCGTCGGCGCGGACGGAAACGTCGAACGCCCGCTTCCGAAGGGCATGGTCTGGAACATGTTCTACGACCCCGACGCCCACAGCAGGGATCCCGCAGCCGTCAACGAGGCGACCCGAATCTCTCACGACGAACTGTGGGAACGGTTTTCATGGTTTATTCAGGAACTTGTCCCCGTGGCGGAGGAATCCAACGTGAAGCTGGCCGCCCACCCCGACGATCCTCCCTTCGCCTTTGTGAGGGGAACGCCGCGCCTCGTGTGGCGCCCGGAGCTCTATCAGAAACTTCTGGACGTTCGTTCCAGTCACTGCAACGCCCTCGAACTGTGCGTCGGCACTCTGGCGGAAATGAACGGCTGCAATTATTACGACGCCATCGAAAGCTACGCCTCCCAGAACGCCATTGCCTACGTCCACCTCCGGAACGTCCGGGGACGCATTCCCACCTACCACGAAACGTTCATCGACGAAGGCGACATCGACGTCTATCGGGTTCTGGAGATTCTCCACCGCAACGACTTCAGAGGCGTCATCATTCCGGACCACTCCCCTCTCGTGGCCTCTCCGTCCCCCTGGCACACGGGAATGGCCTACGCTTTGGGGTACATCCGGGCGAT